CGTGTTACTTACAATCGTACCAACAGAGTATAAataaagacaaataaataaataaataacgttctCTTTTATTTGCTTAccataatattatttttgacaGCATTGGACACGAAATCCCGTAAGATATCTAGTCTGTCTTATCTCTTGACGGTAACTTCATATCTGATAATCTGCAATACCGATCATGTAGAAAAAGTGGTCGTTTTTTATGTTCTACCACAGACGAGGTACCGACATAAGTATCTAAATAGCTCGTGCGTTGGAAGTTTGAAACATGACAACATTATAAAACGGATACGTTTGAATACTTATTTACCATATTTACTAGTTGGTCAACTTCGATCATTTTACTTGATGTAGTTTTCCTATTAACCTTTGAATAAGACCTGAAGAATAAAACATTTGGTTTTTTACACAGTCGGTAACTCATCTGTTGATAACAATTTTCAACTGATTAATTAATAGCAGCTTTCTGTGAGTAGATGGTACCGCTGTATTTTGATTATAGAGATCTTAAATCTACACCATAGTTTTGGGAGATTTTTAATCGTCAATAACTTGAAAGCAAAGTTGAAATCATAAGTTACtttcgatttttattttacCATGACTTGTACAATCACTccctaaaatatatattacacgtAGTTAAACATtaggtatatttatatattttcataagaatGAAAGATCATTGAAGAGATGTGATTTTTGTGAGACAAATTTTGATTTcgcttaaatttaattaataagtgACTTCAATTGCTTGGCAAGAAGAGTACAATTATCTGTCAGCATGTGTTaattgttgatatttatttgaaatattgtcatgtctaaatatttacaatgacaAAAAGTTGACATATCTTCACAAAGTTTTctgttgaaagtttgaaaaacaataatCAAACATGAAGCTTGATGTGTACAATGATATTGTGTCTACAATACGAAATTTTCGGGGTTTATCAAAGGATTGTCGTgatgtattaaaacaaaaatacaaagagtaagattatttttatttattgtgatctctatgattatttattgtgcttgaatacatatacacattttatttatttagtgttCCAGCAAATACACTGTATAGTATATTATCCTTAGATATTCAACATAAGATGAAAATCAATCATAGCAAATTGTTTGGTAACAATAGGAACTATTACGATACGTAAGCATTCAGTATATCATATTCTTTTGTACTAAAATGTATATAATGATTGTTATTCTACTTAAACAACAGCTACATGGAAGCTGTACAAAATGGTAAACCTGTTGGCATTTTATTAAAACTGGCCAAGGATATTGGCGCACCCCCTGCATTATTAGCTAGGAATGTTCTGGAAAAACATTGTGAAAAACATGATCCCAatggtaatttttatacaatttaataaatctgATAAAGACTGAATTGTTTCTTTGTTATGAAAAAAGTTTTTAGTTTCTAGAGatgaaattagtaaattatttaaagacACCACACTGATCCAGGACAAAGATCTCTcatatgaagtttatttggtAATTATATGTTGactttacaaaatattcaattaataaattaatttattttcaaatggcTGAACATGTATACTTTTCTTGCAGTGTGTATTATATGATAATTTGTATGGACCCATAGCAGATGCTATTGGACTGTAAGTATCTTATTGTTCATTAATAACTGTAGTaggttattttacatttttaatatgtgTTCTTGTACATTATACTTTTAGGTCAGTTGGTCAGGAATATGAGTTAAAACTGCAGAACTATTTAACAGAGAGAAATCTTGCATTTCGTAATGAAGAACACTTGAGAACAAGAGGGTACGACAAAACACCAGATTTTAAACTTGAAGTACCAATTGCTGTAAAcggttttgtaattaattggATTGAATGCAAGGCAAGGTTCGGCAATAAAGAAATCCACcacaaatacataaaaacacaatttttaagttattgGAACAGGTTTGGTCCAGGACTTGTAATATATTggtttggatatttggataccTTAGCCGAACCTAGTGAGAAGCGATTTATAATCATGGATCATTTCCCAGATAATATTACATACATGGATCCCGCTTGTGTCAAACCCACAACTTAATTCCATATGACTTCGCAgagatttaaatattatgtgATATTTGTATGATAAGGAATTAATAAATGCAATAcagtatttttgatattttatgttaGTCTTTTATATCTCATAATTATTCTTCGTAGCGGCAAGCATGTCCCGCCTTTCTCCTTTCCTTTCCActcaattgtaaatattttagaaaaaatgaGATCAGAGTGACAGTGGGAAAACACAAATGGTTCACCGCGCAAGCGAgctaatacatttatttatatatcgaGCTGTATCTGGCCATAGGCGCCGCTGCTATCGCGATTATAAAGCCAGTATGGAGTATCTCGTGCAGCTTTCGACTACTTGCTAAACTGTGCAACAAGAAAGAAACGTCaag
Above is a genomic segment from Nomia melanderi isolate GNS246 chromosome 8, iyNomMela1, whole genome shotgun sequence containing:
- the LOC116426451 gene encoding CDAN1-interacting nuclease 1 isoform X1, encoding MKLDVYNDIVSTIRNFRGLSKDCRDVLKQKYKDVPANTLYSILSLDIQHKMKINHSKLFGNNRNYYDTYMEAVQNGKPVGILLKLAKDIGAPPALLARNVLEKHCEKHDPNVSRDEISKLFKDTTLIQDKDLSYEVYLCVLYDNLYGPIADAIGLSVGQEYELKLQNYLTERNLAFRNEEHLRTRGYDKTPDFKLEVPIAVNGFVINWIECKARFGNKEIHHKYIKTQFLSYWNRFGPGLVIYWFGYLDTLAEPSEKRFIIMDHFPDNITYMDPACVKPTT
- the LOC116426451 gene encoding CDAN1-interacting nuclease 1 isoform X2, which gives rise to MKINHSKLFGNNRNYYDTYMEAVQNGKPVGILLKLAKDIGAPPALLARNVLEKHCEKHDPNVSRDEISKLFKDTTLIQDKDLSYEVYLCVLYDNLYGPIADAIGLSVGQEYELKLQNYLTERNLAFRNEEHLRTRGYDKTPDFKLEVPIAVNGFVINWIECKARFGNKEIHHKYIKTQFLSYWNRFGPGLVIYWFGYLDTLAEPSEKRFIIMDHFPDNITYMDPACVKPTT